In the Puniceicoccus vermicola genome, CAATGCGTTCGGTCTTCGTCCCGCAGCGCCCGCAGCGAACCCGACGGACACTCAACTCCAGACTTAACCGCTGATCCAACAGATCACAGTCGCGAATACGGCGCAGCGACTGGTCGTGAATCCTCCGGCAA is a window encoding:
- a CDS encoding transposase family protein, which encodes MKSVLCSLFWEGYTLYKHKHLGKGHLLFILEALNDPVCGGCGQSCRRIHDQSLRRIRDCDLLDQRLSLELSVRRVRCGRCGTKTERI